CTTATCTATCTCCAAACTACGGAAAAAGTGTCCCATGCCAAGAACATGCTGGCAGTAGTGTACAATACGCATTAGAGCGCCTCGTTCATGGCGATAAAAGAGTAGTGTGGAGCTTCGGTGTACTGGCTGTCTGCAATTAAGCGATGCAGGGCATGTTTTTCAACAAGCTTACCTTCTTCAGGAAGAAACTTTTTATCCATGAGATGGTTTGCAATAGTCATAATATTCCCCTGATGTGTCACTACGAGAATATTTTCACCTGCCCATTGCTGTGTTGCTTCGTGGAGCGCTTGTAGTGTTCGAGTGAGAACTTCGGTTCTGCTTTCACCACGAGGTGGAGTAAAATCCCAACCTGCTGCCTCTTGTCGTGCTACTTCTCCCGGAACAACTTTCCGTAGGCGCTGAATGGAGTCTCCCGTCCAGATGCCCCAGTCCTGTTCCCGTAAGCGCGAATCAATTTCAATCGGAATATCCAAATGTTGATTTAGAGCCAATGCGGTAAGGTAAGCACGAGACAAGTCGCTGGTGACAATACGTGACCACGGGTACTGCTTGATGACAGGAAGCCAGTCGTTGATGACATCGTAGCTTTCATGCAGCAGCGGAATGTCAAACTGACCTTGAATTCGTTTTGCGTTGTTCCACCCTGTTGGCGCGTGGCGCAGAAGACCTATATATGTTTCTTTCATAACTACCTCCTATGTGAGGAGAGCTTTACGAGTCTGCTTGCTCTTTAACTATGGCACGTAGCTTTGCTTCTAACGCAGCATAGTTGTGTTGAATATTATGATTGATGGCTGCATGTGTTGCTGCCGCTATTCCCATGTTTGCACGCAGAGCAGGAGATGCTGCCAGTTTGCCGATAGCCTGCGTAAATGCTTCCATGTCATATGACGGAGTGATTATTCCCGTTACGTTGTCATTCACAACTTGCGGTGCTCCGTCATGATCCCATGCTACGACGGGCAAACCACAACTCTGCGCTTCCAAGTATACCATACCAAGTCCCTCATTGATGCCGGGAAATGCGAAAATATCGCAGCTGGAGTACAATTGAGGGAGCTGTTGTGTTGGAACGACGCCAAGAAAATGATGTTTTTCCGGTAATAAATTTTGTGCAAGTGATTCAAGCTGAGCGCGCATTTCACCATCTCCGGCAATGACGAGAGAGATGTTGTGCCCCTCGGTCACCAGAGCATGGCAGGAGCGGATGACATGTTCGACTCCTTCAGCTTTTGTGCCTTTTCTGAGCATGGCAACAGTAAGAACTACAACGGCATTGTTTGCTTTCCACTTTGTGCGGTTTCTTGTGCGTTCAGACTCATCCCGTACAAATGCTGCTGTGCGAATTCCAGGAGGGATAAATGTGATGTTTGCAGGCGGTACAACCTGTTCTAAACATTCAATGTCCCGATGTTTGTTCGCAAAAATATGCGTTGCGTTTCGGAGTGCATCTTTATTGAGATAATATCCCGCTTTGGTGCTCCATGGCTTTTTGCGTTTGGGGGCATGGGAAGGGGCAAAAATTATGTACGGGATATTTCGGCGGGCAGCCAGTGTCCCTAAAATATCCGGCGCCTTGTAGTATGAATGATAGGTAAACCAGATGTCGGGTTTTTCGGCGCTTAACAGTGCTGTTTCAACCTGTTGCATGGTTGTATATGCCTGTCCCCACGTATAAGGCTTTTTCCAGATGTTGCGGGTGGAGATGTGCGGTACGTTCCACACATCGTGCCCTTGTTCCTGAAAAAAGTATGCGAGGTCTTTCGCAATGGTCACATCCCCCGATATCCGAGGGTGTGTCAGCGGCTTAAATGGGGTACAGAACGCAATCTTCATGAAGATGACCATTCCAGCTCAGATACGGTTTCGACTTGTTCGCGTATGACGCCATTTTGTTCAAAAATATCTGCAAGCTGAAGAATAAGCTGTCTGTTGTTGAATACTTGATGCACCTTGCGTTCAGCACTGGAGATAACACTTTGTCGCAAGGCGTTGTTTGTAAGGAGTACTTCTGTGGCATCTGCAAGTGCTTCAGGTTGTTCACACGGTGCAAGTAATCCGGAAACTTGATCTTCAACAAGCTCTGGTATGCCTGAGACTTTGGTTGCGACAACCGGAACTCCCATTGCCATTGCCTCCGCCAGCACATTCGGGATTCCGTCCCTGTCCCCGTTTTTTGCTAGCTTGCAGCCTAAAAGAAATACATCTGCCTTGCGGTAATGCCGTAAAACTTCTTCATGTGGCAGTGTGCCGGTAAAGTTCACAAAATCGCTTAGTCCGTATTCATACACTTTTTGTTTGAGAGTACTCATGAGAGGACCTTCTCCGATGAGCGTATATTGAAAAGAAATATTACGTAAAAAAAGCAGGCGTAGGGAATCAAGGATGGTAATCAGCCCTTTTTTTTCTACCAACCGTGCTACGGTGAGAATAGAATACGGTGTATGCGTAGTGACACCGTTTTGCTGCGTGGAAAAAAGGGATAAGTCGATACCGTGATATACGGTATGAACCGGACAATACCCCGGTTGCGGTGAGCGTACGGGGGAACCGTCAGTTAATGGAGGCAAAGCATAGAGTGGTGGGGCGTCTGGTGCCGGATATGATCGGGCGATGGTTTCTAGCGTAAGTTTGTTGTATTTTGTGCAGGTGACTGCAAAGAGGGCATGCCGCATTTTTTCTGCAACACGGCGGGGCTGCTGAGTGTAAATATCTTTAGCATGTGCTGTAAAACTAAAAGGGATATCAGCAAGCTTTGCGGCATACATGGCTACCGATGTAGGGGTATGCACAAAGTGGCTGTGAATGTGTGTGATATTGTACGGAGCTACTTTGTTCGCTACCACGCATGCCTGCATAAAATGTTTAATCCATGTGTGTATTTTTTCTGTTCCGGCAAATCGGGAAAGAAATAGCTTGAACGTCTTGTGGAAGGTTGATGTATGTAACAGGGCACAAAGGATTGTGTTCCACAACAGGCGTGGGAATCCTAGTGACAGATGTTCAGGCAGGTAGGTAACCTTGGCGTTGATACTTTTTACGGACTTATGCGAAAAATTTTCGCGGGGCTTTCTCATGGAGAATATATGAATGGTGAAACCTTGCTCTTCCAATAACTTTATTTCATTGGAAATGAAGGTTTCAGAGATTCGAGGATATCCTTTGAGAATAACACCAAGAGTGGGAGTACTATGCATCGATGGAATCTCCTTTGAAAGCGGATAATCTGGAGCGGATGACATCAAGTCCGGTCATAGAGAATGCGTTTATGCTTTGTTCATACTCTGTGGAGTCATTCAGCATGGAGAGAATTTTTTCACGCAGTGAAGAAGCGGTGAGGCAATCCCATTTAATGTAGTCTGCCAGCTTTGCAGATTGTAGAACCCGGGCACGTATTAATTGCTCAAGCCGTGGGCTTTCTCGTGGGATAATAAGAGAGGGTTTTTTCAGGGAAAGTATTTCGCAGATAGTATTATAGCCGCCCATGCTTACAACCAGATCTGCTGCTGCCATAATTTTTTCCAGCCGCTTGTGGAAAGTAGCAAAGATAACTCCCGCTTTTTTAGCTCGTTTTGCCAGAGCATCTTGTAGCTCATGCGGAACAAAAGGCCCCGAGACCATGTAGGTTTTAAAGGCAATGTCGGGTGTTTCTTCAACCATAGAAAGGTAGGTGTCGAGCATGTGGTAGCCGTCGCCACCGCCACCTGCGGTTACTACAATGAGTTTGCTTGAATCGCTGCTGCCGTTGCCATTTCCATTTATCAGCTGTTTGAGAGTGACCTCTTTTTTGGGTGTCTGGCGTGGAATGTATCCTGTGAAGACACACTTGTTACTGATAGATGACGGAAGCCCGTATTCAACAATGGGGTTGTAGAAATTTTC
The nucleotide sequence above comes from Halodesulfovibrio sp.. Encoded proteins:
- a CDS encoding glycosyltransferase family 4 protein translates to MKIAFCTPFKPLTHPRISGDVTIAKDLAYFFQEQGHDVWNVPHISTRNIWKKPYTWGQAYTTMQQVETALLSAEKPDIWFTYHSYYKAPDILGTLAARRNIPYIIFAPSHAPKRKKPWSTKAGYYLNKDALRNATHIFANKHRDIECLEQVVPPANITFIPPGIRTAAFVRDESERTRNRTKWKANNAVVVLTVAMLRKGTKAEGVEHVIRSCHALVTEGHNISLVIAGDGEMRAQLESLAQNLLPEKHHFLGVVPTQQLPQLYSSCDIFAFPGINEGLGMVYLEAQSCGLPVVAWDHDGAPQVVNDNVTGIITPSYDMEAFTQAIGKLAASPALRANMGIAAATHAAINHNIQHNYAALEAKLRAIVKEQADS
- a CDS encoding glycosyltransferase; the protein is MSSTYNILMYSHDTYGLGHIRRTMAIARNLSAPGVTILILTGSPIAGRFPIPYGVDFVRIPGMIKQSNTVYVPHSIKVDPQKALEIRQEIITATAKSFDPDLFIVDKVPVGLKGEVLPVLQWFKTSRPNTKVVLGLRDILDDSASTRAEWNDKNYFNVLNDLYSEIWIYGQENFYNPIVEYGLPSSISNKCVFTGYIPRQTPKKEVTLKQLINGNGNGSSDSSKLIVVTAGGGGDGYHMLDTYLSMVEETPDIAFKTYMVSGPFVPHELQDALAKRAKKAGVIFATFHKRLEKIMAAADLVVSMGGYNTICEILSLKKPSLIIPRESPRLEQLIRARVLQSAKLADYIKWDCLTASSLREKILSMLNDSTEYEQSINAFSMTGLDVIRSRLSAFKGDSIDA
- a CDS encoding histidine phosphatase family protein, with product MKETYIGLLRHAPTGWNNAKRIQGQFDIPLLHESYDVINDWLPVIKQYPWSRIVTSDLSRAYLTALALNQHLDIPIEIDSRLREQDWGIWTGDSIQRLRKVVPGEVARQEAAGWDFTPPRGESRTEVLTRTLQALHEATQQWAGENILVVTHQGNIMTIANHLMDKKFLPEEGKLVEKHALHRLIADSQYTEAPHYSFIAMNEAL
- a CDS encoding glycosyltransferase; protein product: MHSTPTLGVILKGYPRISETFISNEIKLLEEQGFTIHIFSMRKPRENFSHKSVKSINAKVTYLPEHLSLGFPRLLWNTILCALLHTSTFHKTFKLFLSRFAGTEKIHTWIKHFMQACVVANKVAPYNITHIHSHFVHTPTSVAMYAAKLADIPFSFTAHAKDIYTQQPRRVAEKMRHALFAVTCTKYNKLTLETIARSYPAPDAPPLYALPPLTDGSPVRSPQPGYCPVHTVYHGIDLSLFSTQQNGVTTHTPYSILTVARLVEKKGLITILDSLRLLFLRNISFQYTLIGEGPLMSTLKQKVYEYGLSDFVNFTGTLPHEEVLRHYRKADVFLLGCKLAKNGDRDGIPNVLAEAMAMGVPVVATKVSGIPELVEDQVSGLLAPCEQPEALADATEVLLTNNALRQSVISSAERKVHQVFNNRQLILQLADIFEQNGVIREQVETVSELEWSSS